The following proteins come from a genomic window of Natronosalvus vescus:
- a CDS encoding mechanosensitive ion channel family protein gives MSENATAGNQTALGEEVRSYVPEIIPSVLVDVAFALLILVIGWYLSKVAVRLTGRTVAQKIERPSVTRTVLRGVRISIIALTALVAASVLGLGGAEILLSVTVISAVIAIVLAPLIGSLINGLFILADRPFEIGDMIEVADEGHRGFVEDITIRYTKIFTLENTFIVIPNSEIHRRDVINYSAEDERTRVEVTFEITYESDLERAIRVAERGARSVDNVIAGGPDIRIGSARYAASPTCDVVEYGDNGILLKLRFWAKHPYKLTVVQSDVQRRVRQRFVDEEIEFAYPHRHHVFDDTSGTAHVARVDPSTEVAHTTGNHEAEGEISADDR, from the coding sequence ATGAGCGAGAACGCGACGGCTGGCAATCAGACGGCCCTCGGGGAGGAGGTTCGCTCGTACGTCCCCGAGATTATACCGTCGGTGCTCGTCGACGTCGCGTTCGCACTCCTCATCCTCGTCATTGGATGGTACCTGTCGAAGGTTGCCGTCAGGCTCACCGGTCGGACGGTGGCCCAGAAAATCGAGCGCCCGAGCGTGACCCGGACGGTACTCCGGGGGGTTCGCATCTCGATTATTGCGCTGACGGCACTGGTTGCAGCGAGCGTTCTCGGGCTCGGCGGTGCGGAAATCCTGCTCTCGGTGACCGTTATCTCGGCGGTGATCGCGATCGTGCTCGCACCGCTGATCGGTAGTCTGATCAATGGGTTGTTCATCCTCGCCGACCGCCCCTTCGAAATCGGTGATATGATCGAAGTCGCCGACGAGGGGCATCGCGGCTTCGTCGAAGATATCACGATCCGGTACACGAAGATATTCACCCTCGAGAACACGTTTATCGTCATCCCGAATTCGGAGATTCACCGCCGGGACGTGATCAACTACTCCGCCGAGGACGAGCGGACGCGGGTAGAAGTCACCTTCGAGATCACCTACGAGAGCGACCTCGAGCGAGCAATTCGCGTGGCCGAGCGGGGTGCTCGAAGCGTCGACAACGTGATCGCCGGCGGCCCCGACATCCGGATCGGGAGCGCTCGATACGCCGCCTCGCCGACCTGTGATGTCGTCGAGTACGGGGATAACGGCATCCTGCTCAAGTTGCGGTTCTGGGCCAAACACCCGTACAAACTCACGGTCGTTCAATCCGACGTCCAACGGCGAGTACGCCAGCGATTCGTCGACGAGGAGATCGAGTTCGCGTACCCACACCGTCACCACGTCTTCGACGACACGAGCGGCACGGCACACGTGGCACGGGTCGATCCGAGCACGGAAGTGGCCCACACGACGGGGAACCACGAGGCCGAAGGGGAGATCAGTGCCGACGACCGGTAA
- a CDS encoding bifunctional metallophosphatase/5'-nucleotidase: MPVRLLQYSDVENACDDPPRIGRLVAALEHFRDDETILLGTGDNTAPGVLPLVTDGKQALRFYEAIDPDVETFGNHDFDFGVEATREIVRNSPQQWVTANVRRNGAPFAHDVGVEPWTLLERAEATVGITGVTTPRTASLNPMATGLTFRDPIEATREAISALRDAGADSVLVCSHLGRGDDALARKVDADVILGGHIPSARNEVIDGTLLTRPGDGGTAVVEVELDDDGPTAAIHPTTEFTPTRDVVHSFEALQSTTGLDEVVASVDEPMDRGETTLFGGESRLGNFVTDAYRWKTGADVALQNSGGIRTGTTLSGDVTAADVIGLVPFDEPIAVAEVTGRQLQCILSEAAGLELGFAEPDWWHGQVSGVTLEWNPTDHTVDVRRVNGDSLDPDGRYRLATSDYLFHTDDEFPSLRPADRIEKTEGSQYDVLLEYARHRGVETPLEGRIRRIDR, from the coding sequence GTGCCCGTTCGTCTCCTCCAGTACTCCGACGTCGAAAACGCCTGCGACGACCCGCCCCGAATCGGTCGACTCGTTGCAGCTCTCGAGCACTTTCGTGACGACGAGACAATTCTCCTCGGTACCGGTGACAACACCGCCCCCGGCGTGTTACCGCTCGTCACCGACGGGAAGCAGGCGCTCCGGTTCTACGAGGCGATCGACCCGGACGTCGAAACCTTCGGCAATCACGACTTCGATTTTGGGGTCGAGGCGACCCGTGAGATCGTCCGGAACTCGCCACAGCAGTGGGTCACCGCAAACGTCAGACGAAACGGCGCGCCCTTCGCTCACGACGTCGGCGTCGAGCCGTGGACGCTGCTCGAACGGGCAGAGGCGACCGTCGGCATCACCGGCGTGACGACGCCGCGGACGGCGTCGTTGAACCCGATGGCGACCGGCCTCACGTTTCGCGACCCGATCGAGGCCACTCGGGAGGCGATTTCGGCACTTCGGGACGCGGGTGCTGACTCCGTACTCGTCTGTTCCCACCTCGGGCGGGGCGACGACGCGTTGGCTCGGAAAGTCGACGCGGACGTGATCCTCGGCGGCCACATTCCGAGCGCCCGTAACGAGGTGATCGACGGAACGCTCCTCACCAGACCCGGCGACGGCGGCACGGCGGTCGTCGAGGTCGAACTCGACGATGACGGCCCGACCGCGGCGATTCACCCGACGACCGAGTTCACCCCCACTCGAGACGTGGTCCACTCGTTTGAGGCCCTCCAGTCGACGACAGGCCTCGACGAGGTGGTCGCCTCCGTCGACGAGCCGATGGATCGGGGTGAGACGACGCTCTTCGGAGGGGAGAGTCGACTCGGGAACTTCGTCACCGACGCCTATCGCTGGAAGACCGGTGCCGACGTCGCCCTTCAGAACAGCGGCGGAATTCGGACGGGAACGACGCTCTCGGGCGATGTGACGGCCGCCGACGTGATCGGGCTCGTTCCCTTCGACGAACCAATTGCCGTCGCCGAAGTAACCGGACGCCAACTCCAGTGCATCCTCTCGGAGGCCGCCGGTCTCGAGCTTGGCTTTGCCGAACCGGACTGGTGGCACGGTCAGGTCAGCGGCGTGACCCTCGAGTGGAACCCGACCGACCACACCGTCGACGTTCGACGAGTCAACGGCGATTCGCTCGATCCGGATGGACGCTATCGACTCGCAACGTCCGATTACCTGTTTCACACCGACGACGAGTTCCCGTCGCTTCGGCCGGCAGACCGAATCGAGAAGACCGAAGGCAGCCAGTACGACGTGTTACTCGAGTACGCCCGCCACCGGGGGGTGGAAACGCCGCTCGAGGGGCGTATTCGGCGAATCGATCGATAA
- a CDS encoding universal stress protein, with translation MTLVVVPVRYPLTNHSRRTLEEAIEVARERDAALTVLHVNLYQNGKSVTRTDLKDAVERQFGRLDNARYVVRPGFLVEESILDEVAAEEADVVVIGSKQASRLRRLFRRFTDNPDIEAYLNTHLECDVITVERAMA, from the coding sequence ATGACGCTGGTCGTGGTGCCCGTTCGATATCCCCTGACGAATCACTCTCGTCGAACCCTCGAGGAGGCCATCGAGGTCGCTCGAGAGCGAGATGCGGCGTTGACTGTTCTCCATGTGAATCTCTACCAGAACGGGAAGAGCGTGACGCGGACGGATCTGAAAGACGCCGTCGAGCGCCAGTTCGGTCGCCTCGATAACGCCCGCTACGTAGTTCGCCCCGGCTTCCTCGTCGAAGAGAGCATTCTGGACGAGGTCGCCGCCGAGGAAGCCGACGTCGTGGTCATCGGTAGCAAACAGGCCAGTCGATTGCGGCGGCTGTTCCGCCGGTTTACCGACAATCCGGATATCGAGGCGTATCTCAACACGCACCTCGAGTGTGACGTGATCACGGTCGAGCGGGCGATGGCCTGA